CCTTAGTTAATGTGAACAGACGTTAACCGTGTTCTCTGTGCAGGCTGGGAACATTCCTCTTCATGCGGATCTTGAAGGACGGTCATGATCGCAGGTTCAACAAAGTCAGAGACAGCCCAGGGACTTTCTTTGTGTACTGGACCATTCAAGGTACTTGCATGCAAAGTGAAAAGCCTTCCTCTGTTTACCCCAGAAGTCCTCGACCAACTCAGCAGAGTTACCTTGAATAAATCACTCTCATTTACATGCATTTGTTCAAGGCGGAGGAGGTGTTGGTTAGATCATTTTAGTCTGTGAATGTATGGAAGCAAACGTGGCGGCAGAAGATGAGTTATCATTACCTGTTTTCTCACAGCGTTGTGGGTATTTATGACCCTCCTGCCCACCCTCATGCTGAACAGCGAGAAGCGGGACGTGCCCCTGGGAACGAGGGACTACGTCGGCTGGACGATCTGGGGCCTCGGCTTTGCTACCGAAGCGATTGCCGATCAGCAGAAATGGTTTTTCAAGCGTGACCCAGATAACGCTGTAAGTCATATTAGTCCGTATCACCCCCCCACACCCCTGCCAGAGTccatatacacacaaaaaaaaaaaacacacagaagttcatcataaaatacaaataaacagtgATTAGGTGGATGCaaaggaaaacaataaaaattgATGGTAAACAGCTTGCTCCACAGGGGAGCGCCAAAATCAACATGAGCCAAGTTtccacacaggagctttaagtcggtcatcttcattttcaatttTCTCCCTACATAAAGAGACATCAAAAAATAGTTTCTCCCTTCATTAAGTTCATACAAATTCAGTTTAACTCTCTTCTCTCATCCTCTGAAAACAGTGAGGACATTAGGTTTTGTGCTTTACAGTCAGCAGTTTTTATTATCAACTAGATAACAGGATTTTCGAGCCTGTCTCATTAATGAATAATGTGTCCCTAAACTGCAGTAATGCATAATACCCTGACTGTAATAACCAATTTTAATCTTCCTCCTCCAGGGGAAGTTCATCCAGAGTGGACTCTGGGGCTACAGCAGACACCCAAATTATTTCGGGGAGATCCTGCAGTGGTCGGGTCTCTGGCTCTCGGCCTCCTCGGTGATGCAGGGTTCTCAGTACCTGAGCGCGGCGTCGCCTCTCTTCGTCTGGTTCCTGCTGCGATACGTCAGCGGCATTCCCATCCTGGAGAAGCAGGCGATGAAGAAGTGGGGATCCGACCCGGACTTCCAGGACTACATTAGGAACACTCCCCTGCTCTGGCCATGGCCCAaattttgattgttttctacTTGTTATAATGATTGAATATTTAATCAACTGTTGAATCAATAAACGCCTCACAGAAGATGTTTGTAATTCTTTAAAATTTAAGTTTCCAATTCAGCACAGGTCGTCTTCATATAGGATAGCGTTCTGTAAAAGATCTCTCTGTGGAACGACTTCATTTTAGTTTAATATACCGGTCCAATGTCCTTCATCAGAGACTTTCTGACTATTCTGACATTACTAGAAACAAACAATCTGAAGTTTACACCGACTTCACTCAGCTATGAGAACGCTGTGTTGACAGGGTTTGAgacattttcctttattttatttagtttaaaccagtggttctcaactggtgggtagggacccaaaaagtttttttgttgcatgaaGTCTATGATGCGCTTTTGTTCCATCTGAAGTCCAAATTGCACAATCTTtcatgaaataaacaataaagtgTGGGTCACCATTCCTAGAGAAGgaggtggtgggtcctgagggtAGACCAGTGAGGGAGCACTGGTTTAAACCATTCCTGAGAAATTAAGGGTTAAAACACGAGTACAACTTccaagtgttgaccttctggaAACTCCCAGACTGCCTCGTGTACATACTGTTGATTCTCTTCTCTGTAGGTCGACATCTTTGGTAACACTCAATCGATTCATCTTTAAGTTGTCAAACTATGCCTCAAATTAAGTATTCAAAAGACTTATTTTGACAACCTACAGTATAAGCAATAAAAACCCTGATTTACCATCATAACTGAGAACAATTTGACATCAGTTTTGAGCCAAGTCCTCAATCTGTGTTGGCATGTCATCCTCACTCTCTTCCCATATTTCTGTCTTTACATACCGTCCTATCCAATGAAGGCAAAGGCCAAAAACTGTATTTAACAAGTGAGCATAGAAACAGATCGGAATCAGAAAACGTTTGGGTTTTTCGCACACATCATTGTATCTTGTAGGGGAGAGGAGGTTTGTCTACCTTGTACAGCTGAAGGATGGAGCATCGGTACATTTGTCTCTATAAGGCCTGTCTTCTTATTCATAATACAATATGATGACTTGGATCACAAATCCGGACTCTAAACCAAAGCAATCACACTAAGCATGAACAGAAAGCACATCGAACACCGAGTAGAGgttggaaatgtattttataattTACAAGACTTGTAAAGTGTGTATAAAAAGTATGCTAAATGCCATCAAATCATGCAGCAGTAACTGAACTGGCCAAATTATACAGTTTAATTGCCATTACTCACAAGGAGCTTTCCAAAAGTACAAACATTACAGAGAAATAAACATTGTGAGATCGCTGTGCTCCTCCAGAGATAACAGCCCGACACATAAAGCAGTGAATAATTCTCCTAATGATCACTGGCAGAGCAGAGCGGAGATACACTGGAAGCATAAGGATCGTAAAGATTTGCAAATTCTGGTCCtcttctcaactttttttttttttttttttgcaaaaagcaTTCATCTCAGTTAGTCTTGCAAATGATTGAGAAGATCTTGCCAATAAAAATGTTTGCCTAATGGTGTTGTTACCATGATAACAACCCCAAATCAGTACTACAGAGGCATTCTGCCAAGAAGAGGGGCCTGAgcaatttaaatatttacatcacAATTCACAGGGGGGGGGATAGAGACGATGAAAACTCAATGGAAGTGaacaacaaacatcaaaacTAGAATGATTATGTTacgcacagtcacacactcagTTACACCCTTCAAATGAAATGCCTTAGAATCAATTCTTCAACTTCTGAGTGACACATGAGttgaaaaactgcaaaaggAAATGATTAAATGTAAAAGCTGGTCACAATAAAACTACATATTTCAACCTatgcacacataaaaaaaaaaacaactacaattAAGTACATTCTCATTTGTTTTGAGGCAAAATAAGAATAAGGAAAAgctctacagacacacagatgtgcATAGATATAGAAAAACTActatttggttaaaaaaatccttccacaaacacataaaatcaGCAAAAGGCAACCCTTTGGATTGTGAAATATTACACTTATAAGTAAGAGGGCTATAAAACCCTTAATATTAGTCGTTATCAAAGCAGTACCAGGTTATGCATTAATGGTTGCATGGTGGTTAttgcagtgtgtgaatggaggaTTAGGGTTCAGCTGCGTTCGGGGTTATTTCAGGAGAGGAGATGCAAAGAACTTTCCCTGGCGATTGAATCCCACTGCCGATTTGCTCTTGCTCCCGAATCTGCAACAACAGAGCGCAGACATAATGACGTTTAATTATTAGGAGTCAATAAAACAGAGTCCAATGAGAGATAATGAGATACTGTAGAGAAGATTAACTCCAGAGGAAGATGTTCTAAAGGAGTCAGCTTTTTCTCCAAATGTAtattaacaaaaacatgtattattCAGCTTGATATACATGAATCAGCAGTACAAAAGTTCAAGAGGCGATTAATCATAAGGTCATGGGTTTGTGAAATCAGTTTGAAAGCGGGGCCGGTTTGGTTGGCGCTTGTGTGTTTACCTTGGGGTCAGACTGGACTTCATGCGCTGAGacaaggagctggaggagggggTTTTATTGAACTGGTGCTCTGGAGTGGTCAGAGGTCCCAGCATGCTCACTGAAACAACAGAACACACATTACAATGAAATATCAGCCAGCAAACAGCCCTGCAAAGGCCTGCACAAAcactgcagcacaaacagcagtTTCGTTTACAGCTGAGCTCGTACTTCTATCAGGTGTGGCGTAGCAGTTGGCGTTCTCGATGATCAGGTGATCCAAGTTGGGCTGCTCGGTTTCCGCCATCACAAACTGACCCCAGTAATTCGCCGGCAGAGCCAGCAGACGCTCCACgacctgaagagaaaaaaatacattatggGATTCATAAAAATGCTTAAAGATCAGGCCTGTTTCAGCGTGTTACATCATCCTCTGTTTATGCCGACGCCTGAGATGAGACAGAGGGGAATTACTAAGACTACAGTACTGAGACGATGCTCTGAAGCAAAGTAGAAATCATTTTGAGAGACTTGTGGTAGGTCAGTCTAACAAACTAGACTGAGCTACATGGTTAGAGTTAAGCAGCCTGTTACACCCTCTATGTGTAAGTTCAGTCTTATGATAAGTTATGGTGTAAAGTCTGCACTACACTCTACGTTGAAACTAATTAGTTAAGTTGTGTCACGGGGGACGTAAGGTTCATTAGTAAAGCACAACATCAAAACTAACCTAAATATTGTTGCAGAAATTACATGGTAACACTTTACAGGTCCGCAAAGTTCGTCGTAATTAGGTGCTAATTAGacaattatttttctatttctttgaAATTACCCCCGAATTTGAAATAATGCCTTAATTGAATTGTAAACAAGTCATAATTGGTAAGTAACTGTTTTTTCCAATTTATTAACTGCTAATCTGGAAATATCAgaatacatatacacacatatatatatatatatacacagaatataatatagttattattataattatattggGATAATTCTCCATACATTTTGTGGTGAAttgtgatttaatttaaaataaattatttactAATTGTCACCTTCTTACCGTGGAATTTGGGGGTAATTTCAAAGAAATTGGAAAAAACAGTTACTTACCAATTATGACTTGTTTGCAATTCAATTCAGGCATTATTTCAAATAAGTTACAAGCTAATTTTCACCCAATTGTCAGTAAATTCGGGGGtaatttcaaagaaataaaaaaaaagtttgtctaGTTATCGTCTAATTAGCACCTACTTACGATGAAATTTGCCAAAAGCATTTTCATAATGCAATGTTTGTTTCAGTGCTGCCTCTTGTGTCTGAAGAGATTAAGAGTTTAAAATAATTCCAGTTAAAGTTAGAATGTGCGATATTTTACATCCAAAAATACAGCAGACGATATGTTTACATAGACGGGACAGCCCTGGttataaagctgtttcagtcaagcACTAGAGGAAACTCTGCTTATTTGGAAGTCAGGTTAGTGTCCTTACTTACACGCTAAAGAAACTTTCCTAACTTAATTTTCCCCCATTGTTAGCGGGGGAGTCGGCCATTCCGACGCCAACATCAAACTGACTCCTTATATTCAAGAAGTTCTGAGAAAACTATAAATGCAGGCCTGTGCTacataactttgtttttttgtttttttttattcaagaggAATTTCTGTTGGGAATTTAAGAGTCAACACACTTGAGGTTACATCAAAACATGCACAAGAACACTCCACTTAACAAGAATAGGTCTATTAACACGAGGAGACACGCACATAACTAATATTACACAATGCCCGACTCACACCTACACTCTGCTGTCAACAGTATGTGggggcttttattgtgaagcagtCACAGGAAACAATATATTCACACAAAATGATGACTACAAGCTAACAAGACAGTGTCACTTTCTGCCTGTCGTGAATGGGACTCAGAAGTTCAGACTTGGTGaaaaagccagagagagagagtcacttCTCTTCAGACATCTCAGAGACTGTGACTAACTCTTTTCAGCGTGCTCAGGATCACATCAGATGACAGTTGCTCAAGGCTAAATGTaatcctctctccttctctgacaATGAAGCTTTTCACAAGTGTAGGCTGCAGCCACAATCCGTtgcactgaaaaaaaatcttttaaccAACAGTAAGCCGGGTGTGACCAAACAGGAGACAACTAGAAGGTTTTATATTTAGTGATCTATATGAGTaaccacagacaaaaaaaaaaatgctttgcaGTCATGGATGTGGGGATTTGATCAGCCTTACCTTAGGTTGTCTTTTGGTATCCTGCAGGATTGTCATGGGGTCTGGGTTGGGAACTCCATGACCCACGATGGTTGGACCAAACACTCGGGCCAAGTTACTGATGTCCATCCTCGTGTCCAAACTGTCCGCAACTCTGAAAGAttaaaagaggttttttttaaatgttctttaggGGTCTAAGAAAATATCTAACAATTAAGTTCTGCGGTTTCTTGTTTCATTGTACTGACTCATTTatcctaattttttttttttaaaaaagcaactACCAACTTTTTAATTAATagtaaaaaaatcaacaactttTCCCCACTGTAATGAACATTTGTAATTCCATCCACAGATTGCACGAGGAGTGGCACCATGACGTTGGATGAAACACAGATAAGAATCAATACTCTCATTGGATCCCACTGTTGAGATATCTTAAGGTTTTGATCCCTCAGGGAGGATATACCACAGAGGGAGATTAGAGTCCaggacaaatttccccaaggggacaataaaacCTCAAATCACTTTAACACTTCATGTCagattcacccattcacacactgatgacagaggcttcTGCTTATAGTGTCCAACTGCACATCTGTACCTATCCATCAACACACACTGACTTAAACAAAACTGGAAGTCAATTTAGGGTTcagtgtctcgcccaaggatGACATGTAAatgcaggaactggggattgaacccccgaccatCCAGTTAAGAGAaaactgactctaccactgagcttcAGCTGCACCAATAAACAAACTTTACCTGTCTAAAACCATCAAGTTCAACCAGATGAACCTGCGTTGTTTATTAAAAGCAAATTCTGCCTGGAGCGATTCAGTCTAATTAAGTttagaagacagaaaaacattgaaaaaggTCAGATACAGAGAGACGAAAGACTTCTGTGAATTCATCGAATCCCAGCAGTGAAGTGTAGCAGGAATAAGCGAGGCATCAAATTGACTTTGCGCTGAGATATTCAGAGTTCATAGAGGTTCACAGGAGTAATATATGGTGAGGAGAGTCGCTGCTCACCTCTGCAGGTGAAGCACCAAGAAAGCCAGCGTGTCTCTGTTGGCCAGCGGCAGGTCACCGATGGTTTGGTACATCAGAGCGATGCTGTTGTCGTCGTCGGAAACCTCTGAGAGGGAACAAGGAAAGCAATTTCATCAGCACAGACCGAGAAAGCCGAGGTTGTTTGGGCTTTAATGAACAACttgaaagaaaatgtatctGACTCCGGTGACAAAtaaattctgaaaaaaaaaaagaagaaaggccAACGAACTGAACTCTTTCTTTGTTCCACTGCCTGAATATACTTCCAAACACTTCTCAGAACAAatagcaaaaacaaaagtagagGAAACACTCCCGAAACTCTCATTTAACGGCTCTGTTGGGTACATTTCTGCAGTCTATTAATAAATTAGGGTAAGTACCAGTTGTTTAACAGTAAGTGCCATCTTACACACcagccgcacacacacacacacacacaaacaaacaaacctgctGCGTCCATGAAAGGACGGTTGAGGCGGAAGGTGAGCAGAGGCTCCTTCAAGTTCCTCAGGAAGTCCTTCAGCAGGCCGGTGATGGCGTTGATATCGTCCACCTTGCTGAGCAAAGGAACCGTTTTGCTGCGAAggaacttctccttcagctCCTTCACTGTGCGGTCAGCGCCAGAGAGACGGTACAGTCCAGCCTGAGAGGGAAGCAATACAAGAATTCAACCTTTTGATTTCTAAATACTCTTTTCATTGATCTAAGGAAATGACTCTGAAGGCCACTTGAAACCCAAAGATACAGTTCCAGCAGATAACTCAGCTTGAAACCACGACTTGTTCTTTAACTTGTCGTTGttgtagaaatgtaaaaaaggtgTTTACACTTTTTTAGTTACGTTTGAATAACTTTGGACGGAGACCGGCTAgctggtcccccccccccgcctctaATCTTTATGCTATGCTAAGTGTAGCCATTTTATTATTAGTCTCTACAAGTGCAAAATCACTCGAGCACACTCACTGTCTGACATATATTCATGAGGTGCTGAAGTGCTCGACCTTTATCAAGCAAATCATTTGTGACAATAGCCCTTTTCAGAGTGTAATTTCTCAACGAAGGTGCGCCATCATTGCACAGCAGGAggtccacatacacacacagtcagacatgcaaacacacgATCCCATCTCGCcactgtaacgcctctgtttcACTTCCTCCAAGGGTGGCACAGAGTTGAGATCACTTCATCCCCCTGTAACACCAAAGGGGCGTAAATATCAAGCCTTGAACACTAGAGATGGGACCCGTCCCTTATATCGGGTCTGATATTGAAGCAATTTACGTATCGGATATCAGACTGAAGGCGCAGATCCACTTCACTGATCACGAAATATGGTTGGGCGCTTGCAAAGTCTAACTTtaaagacgttcagactgaactgtaagaagtgccCACAAATTGtttccatgacgacgttcaggcgagatggaacagctccttctataaTGATGAAAAGTAAAATTCTTACTCTTCAGTttggaacattttaatttgaaaacctgacagctggtggagcttcctgtttgtatgtgaagccagcacaatgcaatgcTGGGTTTACTAATGAGGAGCTATCTAGAAGAGGGGGTCTGCAGCCAATCACGATCCAAAAGTTAAACACAGGcgtaaacattttaaaagttttacaTCAATGTACTACCATAAAggacagaagagaagaaaagtaaACCTTCAAAAGCACCGACTTAAGGCTAATACTCATCAGAAACACTTGTAGTTACCTTGTCAGGCCCAGAAAGATAGAAGACAATATTTAGAACAAGTAAAGTAAGAGCAGAAAACGTCTTTAAGATGAACAAAAAAGCCAACCCGttctaactttttttaatccaagGAAAATAAGAcgggatcaaaaaaaatcaaacaacagaAGGAGGAGACAGCAGCACAGTCATACAGACATCTGCTGATTTTCAGCCAGTCCAAATACAAACGCAATCGCCCAGAAATAGATGATCAAATCTAAGTTAAACCAGCAGCTTCCAGCTAAATGGGAGAAATAACTTCTGTCTTTTATTCTGCATTTTactcaaagagaaaaagaagaagacccCTCACCTCATGCAGGCCTCTCTGCTCGATCTCGCTGATACAGTGGACTACAAGAGGAGGGATCATGGGGGACATCTCAGGGACGTAGTCCGCAAGCACGCCCTGGAAACCAAAGAGAGACGGGGTCAAGAGTCATCACTGTGACAACACGTCAGAGAGGAAATGAACTTTGGATAATCAAGAGATTGCCGGTATGGATAATATTCTCACACACCTCCCCAATTTTGACTGGAGTTGCACCCAGGTTGGGGATGCACGGCAGGGGGCAACGGTCGCGACACTCGGTGTGTGAGACCACCCTGCAGTCTCTGCACTTCAGGGAAAGCTTCCCGAACTTGATCCTCTTTCCACAGGGCACGCACGACTCGGGCTTTATGACCTTTAAAACACGTTAAAATCAGGCGAGAGGCTGGTTAAGAAATGTGTGTTAAAAAGTTTACAGTCACAATAAACTCATTCAAATGCTCTGCATCAGTACAAATGGAGAGGCAATTAGACATCTTTTCATTCTGGGTGCAATTAGCTGAGAGTTAGATGCCAAAATAAGTACAGAACTATAAAACATGTCGTGATTTTAATCTCACGGGCTAGACGATAAGAATTTAATCAAGCTCATTGTGAAGATGCAAAGATAAAAAAGGGAGAAACGTCTCATTTGAATTCATTCTTACAGTTTTAGAGACAAAGTCGTGATGGCGGACGCTCCCGTGGCTCTGTGGAGTGCTGGGCTGTGCTTTCATCTCTCCTTCAGGGTTGACAGGCTGCTTGAACACGTCCTCAGACTGGACAGATTCAGAGTCCCACTCCATGACAGCTGAAGATTAAAGATTAATAACAGTGTGTTACATGCCCGCCTGGCCACCATGCAGCAGTTTGGGGGAAATATAGCATCAAATGGCTGTTGCTGCATAACTCAAAACATCCACAGAAATAATGATGACACACTTACAAGTTACAGTAGActttttaattataaatatgatttttctttctaattCAGCTTTAAATTGaacttctgttgttttttttccttgtcccgtcttgtctttgttttgttttttattcaaaaaaaaaaaaaaaaaaaaggttgcaaTGCATTCTCAAGTCACTGTGTGAATGAAAAGTGTAAATGAACATTGCAAtaaagtgggggaaaaaagttACAGTAGGCTACAGTGGTGGATGAGGATTTGACATGTGCTGGTTCTTCTAAAATGGCTTTAGTATTTGAAAGGTATTACTGAGTGTTTTATATAAACTCAGCTGGATGTGAACCAACAGGATCATTGTACTAAGCCACCATTGTGTTAACCAGAGGGCGTATACAAAGACAAGTTTTACCATTAATACACAATACAGAAACTCTTACCAGTCTTTCTCCTGCTGCGAGTCCAGTAAGGAACAGTCTCGATGGTAGAAATGGCCTCAACAGGTCCTCCATTTGGAGGGACAGTCACGGTGGTCTTGGTCACCAGGGCCTCATTTCCCTGTAAATACAAGAAAGTCAGAATAACACTTACAACCAAACTCAGTCAAGCTATAAGAGCTGGATAAAGACTTGTGACAAATTGGAGTTGCCACATTTTATGTTCCATAAATCCTCTTATAGTAACAGGTAGTGAATTAGAGGGCGGGGTCTCTGGTGACGGTCAGGGGGGGGTTAGGCTTGCACAAAGGAAAAAAGGGCCACTTCCCCTTCACAAGCCAGGGCTGCTAATGTACAAGCATTACTGCACTTACAGCAGGCAGATAATATATAAAGAGTTGTTTAATATAAACACATCTTACCCTCTCTGACGTTCTGCCTGTTGATCGAGAGCGTTTGGACATCATTGGAGGGCCGTCGACATGGTTTCTTGAGGAGCGctgaaatcaaaacagcagACTTGACATCTACACTTCAAAAGGGATTATGAGACCGTTCTtctcaaagacaaaacattGAAGGAGAGGAGCTGCACACGGGCTGAACAtacccttttctctcttttcttgaGTCGCACTGTCCTCACATTAGAGGAGTCCCAATCCTGTCGCACAGAATcagatttcaaaatgtgaaagAACAGTCTTTCACGACATGTTCGTTTAAATGTACACAGTTATGAACAAAGAGATTCTTACGAGAGAGTCGTCGGTTTTGTCGTAGCTGATGTCTGACAAAATGGAGGC
This region of Labrus bergylta chromosome 12, fLabBer1.1, whole genome shotgun sequence genomic DNA includes:
- the racgap1 gene encoding rac GTPase-activating protein 1, whose translation is MDTAVLSLQSLYDKLRTQVDLLNENIEPNFIQMAQNFDDCRRRWLRTEHELGSCKEGLTKVETERGALEVKLKHARNQVDVEIRRRQKAEADCEKLDRQIQLIRDLLTSEGSSNSIKLSAEQRSALAFLNTNCQPAANLNTSRRLTRIDESASILSDISYDKTDDSLDWDSSNVRTVRLKKREKRRSSRNHVDGPPMMSKRSRSTGRTSERGNEALVTKTTVTVPPNGGPVEAISTIETVPYWTRSRRKTAVMEWDSESVQSEDVFKQPVNPEGEMKAQPSTPQSHGSVRHHDFVSKTVIKPESCVPCGKRIKFGKLSLKCRDCRVVSHTECRDRCPLPCIPNLGATPVKIGEGVLADYVPEMSPMIPPLVVHCISEIEQRGLHEAGLYRLSGADRTVKELKEKFLRSKTVPLLSKVDDINAITGLLKDFLRNLKEPLLTFRLNRPFMDAAEVSDDDNSIALMYQTIGDLPLANRDTLAFLVLHLQRVADSLDTRMDISNLARVFGPTIVGHGVPNPDPMTILQDTKRQPKVVERLLALPANYWGQFVMAETEQPNLDHLIIENANCYATPDRMSMLGPLTTPEHQFNKTPSSSSLSQRMKSSLTPRFGSKSKSAVGFNRQGKFFASPLLK
- the si:ch211-210c8.6 gene encoding uncharacterized protein si:ch211-210c8.6, which produces MTSDHISALLADLHDLIMGSTLVKCAAADLGIQWAGWALAAAFKTEKFYDLAGSGTFILLAHLSRIWGGASHVRQKVQTGCVTAWGLRLGTFLFMRILKDGHDRRFNKVRDSPGTFFVYWTIQALWVFMTLLPTLMLNSEKRDVPLGTRDYVGWTIWGLGFATEAIADQQKWFFKRDPDNAGKFIQSGLWGYSRHPNYFGEILQWSGLWLSASSVMQGSQYLSAASPLFVWFLLRYVSGIPILEKQAMKKWGSDPDFQDYIRNTPLLWPWPKF